One window of the Hoplias malabaricus isolate fHopMal1 chromosome Y, fHopMal1.hap1, whole genome shotgun sequence genome contains the following:
- the LOC136677806 gene encoding proteinase-activated receptor 3-like, which produces MYKLLLVLTYVLFVLSDSLHARHNKTKVKKVKNGSHPDFHPKTINGERKNNVSVYNISQDSISHVLIIPSPPNISSSYGMNYTTGILSTRIIPAAYLFAVLVGIPLNCLVLACLTGKTRSLSSAILYLSLAVSDLLLLLSLTLKIHYHLNGNDWIFGEVACKLVTACFYGNIYCSIHAHMCISVLRYLAVVHPFLYRGLSKRSCTIWASLTVWVVFATAMAPELLVRQSYYIANVGITTCHDVLPYKEKEYNLFIPYRLSLICLGFIFPFGVITFAYGSIVYQLRRSCCDWSHYIKASTLVFAIFLMCFTPSNTIHLIHYVRMYISFQDEFYTYFSIAVCLCCFHSCLDPFLSYFITKTTNSRVEFISLANMSPRASATA; this is translated from the coding sequence ATAATAAAACCAAAGTCAAAAAAGTCAAAAATGGAAGTCATCCAGATTTTCATCCAAAAACAATcaatggagaaagaaaaaataatgtatCAGTTTACAATATTTCTCAAGATTCCATCTCTCATGTTCTCATAATTCCATCTCCACCGAACATCTCCAGCAGTTATGGGATGAACTACACCACTGGGATCCTCAGCACCAGGATCATTCCAGCTGCTTATCTATTTGCTGTTCTGGTAGGAATCCCTTTAAACTGCCTGGTGCTGGCCTGTCTCACCGGTAAAACCAGGAGCTTATCAAGCGCAATCCTCTATTTAAGTCTTGCTGTTTCAGACCTTCTCCTGTTGCTGTCCCTTACTCTGAAAATTCACTACCATCTAAATGGCAATGACTGGATCTTTGGGGAAGTTGCCTGTAAACTGGTTACTGCTTGTTTTTATGGTAACATTTACTGTTCCATTCATGCCCACATGTGTATTAGTGTGCTGCGCTATTTGGCTGTGGTCCATCCGTTCCTCTACAGGGGCCTTTCCAAGAGGTCTTGCACTATTTGGGCTAGCCTGACTGTATGGGTGGTTTTTGCTACAGCCATGGCACCAGAACTCCTTGTTCGCCAAAGCTACTACATTGCCAACGTGGGCATCACCACATGCCATGATGTCCTGCCTTATAAAGAGAAGGAGTACAACCTCTTCATACCCTATAGACTGTCCCTTATTTGTCTAGGATTCATATTTCCATTTGGAGTTATTACATTCGCCTATGGATCGATTGTTTACCAGTTAAGGAGATCTTGCTGTGATTGGTCACATTACATCAAGGCAAGCACATTAGTGTTTGCAatctttttaatgtgtttcacTCCGTCAAACACAATCCACTTAATACACTATGTGAGAATGTACATAAGCTTTCAGGATGAATTCTATACTTACTTCAGCATAGCTGTATGTCTCTGCTGCTTTCACAGCTGTCTGGACCCCTTCCTCTCTTACTTTATCACAAAGACTACAAACTCCAGAGTGGAGTTTATCTCCTTAGCAAACATGTCCCCAAGAGCTTCAGCTACTGCCTAA